In bacterium, the following are encoded in one genomic region:
- the gcvT gene encoding glycine cleavage system aminomethyltransferase GcvT: MSQSSPYKTPFYEKHILMHAKMVEFAGFWMPMFYEGIVPEHKAVRTSVGMFDVSHMGEFFVKGPRAFEFVQRMTTNDVSKLDVWQAQYSCMVNDEGGIIDDLLVYRFPDKFMIVVNASNIEKDFAWLQSHLPSDGVELVNATFDVALLAVQGPRAQQVVQRLTDFDLERIDYYHAAKIKVAGEEMIVSRTGYTGEDGFELYMDKDLALKLWDAVYEAGEPDGIKCCGLGARDTLRLEMRYLLYGNDMTEENNPYEAGLGWIVKLEKGDFVGREALINIKAEGIKRKLVAFELLERGFPRHGYKVFKDDKEIGYVTSGTFSPMLNRGIGLAYVPKEFAKVDEKFEVMVRETLIPAVVVKPPFWKKGTVRVHRKK, from the coding sequence ATGAGCCAGAGTTCGCCTTATAAAACCCCTTTTTACGAGAAGCACATATTGATGCACGCTAAGATGGTCGAGTTCGCTGGTTTTTGGATGCCGATGTTTTACGAGGGCATTGTTCCTGAGCACAAAGCTGTAAGAACATCTGTAGGGATGTTCGATGTGTCGCACATGGGGGAGTTTTTCGTTAAAGGTCCCCGGGCATTTGAGTTCGTTCAGCGTATGACCACCAACGATGTGTCAAAACTGGATGTATGGCAGGCGCAGTATTCATGTATGGTTAACGATGAAGGCGGTATAATAGATGACCTTCTTGTTTACAGGTTTCCCGATAAATTTATGATAGTCGTTAATGCTTCGAATATCGAAAAAGATTTTGCCTGGCTGCAGTCGCATTTGCCCTCAGATGGCGTAGAACTTGTTAATGCTACTTTCGATGTAGCGCTTCTTGCCGTCCAGGGACCAAGGGCTCAACAGGTTGTGCAACGGCTCACCGATTTTGACCTCGAGAGAATAGATTACTATCACGCCGCAAAGATAAAGGTTGCTGGTGAGGAGATGATAGTTTCCCGCACGGGTTACACTGGCGAGGACGGTTTTGAGCTTTACATGGATAAAGATTTAGCGCTGAAGCTTTGGGATGCGGTTTACGAAGCTGGCGAACCGGATGGAATAAAATGCTGTGGTTTGGGAGCCCGGGACACTCTGAGGCTTGAAATGAGGTATCTTCTTTACGGGAACGACATGACCGAGGAAAACAACCCGTATGAGGCAGGTTTGGGCTGGATTGTCAAACTTGAGAAGGGCGATTTCGTTGGAAGAGAGGCGTTAATAAATATCAAGGCAGAGGGAATAAAGAGGAAACTTGTTGCATTTGAGCTTCTCGAGAGAGGATTTCCGCGACATGGCTACAAGGTTTTCAAGGACGACAAAGAGATAGGCTATGTTACCAGCGGAACATTTTCACCCATGTTGAACCGTGGTATAGGTCTTGCATATGTGCCGAAAGAATTCGCTAAAGTTGATGAAAAGTTCGAAGTTATGGTAAGGGAAACTCTTATTCCAGCGGTAGTGGTTAAACCACCGTTTTGGAAAAAAGGAACGGTTCGAGTTCACAGGAAAAAATAA
- a CDS encoding 2-phosphosulfolactate phosphatase, translating into MEVITSLVPYQVGDFPCQRFDVVAIIDVLRATTTLLFAVKAEAKRIIPVATVDEAFEIKYELTSENVLLCGERGGKIVPGFDLGNSPLEYTPERVKGKTLIYASTNGSVLMRRAESLSDKIFLVSLRNIMAAADRIVSAAPKRMLIACAGKEGMS; encoded by the coding sequence ATGGAAGTTATAACCTCTTTGGTACCGTATCAAGTTGGCGATTTTCCATGCCAGCGATTCGATGTGGTCGCTATAATAGATGTTTTGCGTGCTACGACAACGCTTCTTTTTGCGGTTAAGGCAGAAGCCAAAAGAATCATTCCGGTGGCTACTGTTGACGAGGCTTTCGAGATAAAGTACGAGTTAACCAGCGAGAATGTGCTTCTTTGTGGTGAGCGGGGTGGGAAAATAGTGCCCGGCTTCGACCTCGGGAATTCACCGCTGGAATACACGCCGGAGAGGGTTAAGGGGAAAACTTTGATTTACGCCTCGACGAATGGCAGCGTTTTGATGCGAAGAGCCGAGAGCTTAAGCGATAAAATCTTTCTCGTTAGCCTGCGTAACATAATGGCCGCTGCTGACAGGATTGTTTCCGCTGCGCCGAAGCGAATGTTGATAGCGTGTGCGGGCAAAGAGGGCATGTC